TGTAGTCGGTTAAGATTTTTTCGATCATAATTAAGAACAAATATCCAAAACTTTTTATATTTAGCCTGAGATTCTTTTAAAACAATTCCAAAAACACAATGGCAACAGACGGCGTAAAAATAATCGACGGCGATTTGGCTCGAGACACTTACGAATCAATAATGGACTTATATGACAGCGACGCAACTATAGAAACCATTAAAAACGAAATTCCTTTTATCATAGAAAATTACGGCGACGAAACCGATTTTTATCACGAAATATTTGTAACTTCTTATGCACTTGCTTTTTGGGAAATTGGTGAATTAACCGAAGAAATTCTCGAAGAAGTAAAACGTGTAATAGAACTAAAAGTTGGAGTAAAAATCTGGACTGAGGAATGCGATTCCAATGAAGGTAAAAAAAGACAAAAAGAGCTTGATAAACTTTTAAAGAAAATAAGTCAGCCAAATCTGAAAGTAAGAAAAAGAAAAAAATACAGAATTATTAAAAATCTATATTTTCAGCCAAATGATTTACTAACTTTCCAACTTTCAGACAATCATTATTATGCGGTAATTTGCGCAAAAGTTACGCAACAAAGAGGTCAATGTACATACGATTTGGCTACTACCACATATAAAGGCAAAAATAAACCAACTGTTGAAGATTTAAAATCTTGTTTCATTTCTGGCAGAAAAATTCCTTCAACTTATGATTGGAAAACCATTTTAGAGCAACAACCGAATGTAGATGAAATTTGGGAATATGCTAATCAAGATAATTTCTTATTTGGACTTTCCTATCGTTTGGTAACACATAGAGATATTATTTCTTTCAAGGATAAATTCGAAGTTATTGGCAAGCTCAAAATTAAAGAAAGTTTCAAAAAAGATGGAAGCTATGGTTATGAATCGTCTTTTGACAGATTTGAAAGTATATTTTCTGATCTTGATAATCATATGAAAGTATTTCGCGAAGAAAAATATCCTGTAACTTTACTTTGCGATTTTTGAAAACATATTATTTTTCTTACTTTATTTTTTTACTATATTTGCCGTTCTTAAACTACGACATTAAGATCATATAAACTTTACCGCTACTGAACAAAGATGATTTTATATTTCCTTTCAGTACTGGTTATTAAAAAAATGTCAGGTTATGAGTAACAGCACTCTTTCAAAAGAAACCCAAATCAGGCTGATCAATTTTTTCAACGACAGAATTGATCCGCAAGAAATGGCAAAAACACTAAGACAGGTAAATTTTGCACTTGCATTAGGAATTATGAGCGAACACGAAACGCTTCAAAACGAAATTACCAAACTAAGAGAAAGCTTTTACTGGCTTAACGAATTGGCAGAAACTTTAAATCCTTATTTGGAAGTGGAGTAAAAGTTTAAAAAGAAAAACCTCGATTTTTTAAGTCGAGGTTTTTTTATCTTTTCAATTTATCAAATCATTTTTTATTAATACTCTTTCCATCTGTATCAAATAACACACAAGGATATTGTATTCCTGTATATTCCCCAAATTCCGAATAGCTATGATAAAGTACTTTTTGTCCTGACATTATATACAACAAAACAGTATCATCTGGCAATAAAAACCAGATCGAATTTTCATTTTTAGATTCATCAGTTAATTCAAAGAAAATTGCTTTTTCTATAAAGCCCTGACTAAACCTATAGTTACAGCCACAATTATTTCTTTCCGCTGTTTTTACCGCTTTATTAACATCAAAAGTCGAGTTGATACCATGTTCTTTCTCCCATTCTAAGCTTTTAATATAATCATCTTGCTTTTTCCATTGCATGGGGTTTTTATTCACGCCATCAATATTATAAGCATTAATGCCGCTATTGTTGAAATAATAAATATCAAGAATTGTTGTTGGATTTGAGCTTAAATAATCTTTAATAAATTTTACAGACTGAACTCTTTTTACAATTTCTTTATAATCTGATTTTATAGAGTCTCTAGAATAAATAGATTTGCCTGTTTTTGAAGCCAGAAAATTAAGATACACATTAGGAAACATTTCTTTACTTTTTAATCTTATTTTAAATGTTTTTGGCTCATTCCATATATATCTTCCTCTCCCATACATTTCTTCGAAAGATAAAACTTCAAAATCTGTTTTTAATTCATTAATTTCTGTCAAATAATTATATGCAGACAATTTATAAAGCTCCTGCATATTATTATCAATTATTTTATTAACCAAATATCGCAACAACTCCGTCCCTTCAAGTGGCGCTTTAGTTTTTGATTTGATTTTAAATATTTTATCAATTTCTTTATCAATCTCAAAATTATAGTTTAAGCTACCTGAAACATCTTGATAAGGCATAATAAAACCCCAAACCGCTTTTCTTGATCTAAAAGTTCTCATCAATATATCGTCTTTAAAAACTTCAATCAAAAATTGTGCTCTATAAGAATTATGCATTGTGTAACAGCATCCGTTAGCTAAATAAGATTTCAATAAAGAACTATATAGACTCAAATCTTTTAAGAGTTTATAAGCGTATTCCATTTGTTGTGAATTCCAAGTAATTTTATTTTCGTTTTTATACAAACTCAATAATTCATCAGGACTATTCTTTATGTAATCAATATCTATTTTAAATTTTTGCAATAGTTGAGTACTATCATCAGATTTCTTCAATTCTGATAACAACTTTGAAATAGATTTTTGCGATTTTATTTCCTTCTTCTCCGTTTTATACACTTTCTCCGTTTCATAATCATCGAACTGATTTACATAAGTAATCCTTGATATAACAATTTTATCTGCTAAATCTTGCGATTTTACTTTTGAGAAAGCGAAGAATAATAGAAGAGTAAGTACCCTCTGCATTATAAAATGAAACATATCTTAAAGATTAGAAAACTTGCAACTTCCTTACTCCTTCCCCCAAATCCTAGTATTCAAATCCAGTTCATGAACAATATCATGCATGAATTTCACAATCGAAAGATCATCGGTAAGTAAATCTGGAGCTAAAAGCGAAGAATGAATTGGCGGTTCAAAATAATTGTTAGACAACGGAAAAGCGATATACATTTTAGAATGTATAAACGAGATCGAAATCGTTTCGTCGGATTTGCTGTTTAAATCCATAATTCTTTCCATCATAGCCGGCGTTAAAATATATCGTGCCTCAATTTGATTTTTAGAATAGGTTACAAACTTATTGTCAAAGTCAGTGTTTTCAAGCTGTACGATTTCGGTATTTCCAAAACTGAAAACATTTTTAGAAAACCACGCTCCAAGACTAGCACCAAAACTTTTTGGGCGCACAACAGTCGAAACATTGAAATTTTTATTGAAATCGGCTACGAAAATAATTCCTTTAAAAATGGTATGCCAAGTTGTTTTCGTTCCGTTTTTGTCACGAGTTTCCGTTTTATATTCGGCATGGACTTCGGCAAACCAAAAAGAAGTTTTATCGGCTGTACCAGTTATTAAATCTTGTGTTTTATAACGATCCGGTTCGGTTGTAAAAAGCTCAGAACTTACAAACTCATATTCAGGAAGTCCGCTTAAAGGCGTAATCGCCAGCGTTTCGTTAATGTCTTTTAACGCCGCTCCAACCACATTGATTTTATAGGCTGATTTGTATTTTTTGGCATCATCATATATTCGAAAATACATGACAACAGCAATAATTACTGGAACTAAACAACCAATAATTCCCAATGGAACAAATTGAATGAAAAATCCAACAGCTAAAATCAACACCGCAAGTCCAATTAAAATATAACAGGTTTGATACGTTTCGGCTATTTTTTTTCGGTCAACTTCTAAGGCATTCAGTATTTCCTGCAGATTGGCTTTCGAATTTATCTCTGAATCCATTAATTATTGAATAGTTCTTTTGCACTAATATTTTTACGTTCTTCTTCTGGAGTTACCAGCACCTCAATTTTAGTGTAGCCCAGCATTCCGGCAAACATATTTCCAGGAAACATCATAATTGCATTATTGTAATCCGTTACAACTGCATTATATGTTCTTCTTGCAGCAGCAATTTGTTCTTCACTTTCTGTCCAAGTAGTCTGTAAGTTTAAGAAATTGGTATTGGCTTTTAGATCAGGATAATTTTCAACTGTTACCATCAAACCTTTTACGGCAGAACTCAATTCAGTATCTAAACTTGCTTTTTCTTCGTCGCTTAAATTTCCTGAAGTTGCTTTGGCACGAAGTTCAACGATTTTAGTTAAAGTACTTTGTTCGTAATTTGTGGATTGTTTTACAACTTCAACAAGATTCGGAATCAAATCGAAACGTTTTTTCAGCATCACATCAATCGCAGAGAAAGCATTGGTAACCTGATTTCTTTTTCCGATAAGTGAATTGTAGATTACGATTCCGATAATAAAAAGGAAAACAAAAAGTCCTATAATAACAAACATGATTTTATTTTTTTGAATTGGTTATGAGCAAATATATAGAAAAGGCAGTAAGTTTGGATTTTAATTTTTAAGATTTATATCACAAATTTTTATTTACTTAAATGATGACCAAAAATAAAAATTTTCTAAAATCTATAACTTTGTACCCTAAATAATCCCATTTTAGCGTTATCAATAAACCGACTTCTAAAAATCCTCATTTTAAATGAATAAAAACATATCCAAACTCTACAATATAGCGCAGAAAGAAACTCGAAAAATATTGGGTTTAATGTCTGGAACTTCACTAGACGGACTTGATATTGCTTTATGCGATGTTTCTGGTTCTGGTGAAAATACAGATGTAAAAATCCTGGAGTTTGAAACGATTTCTTATTCTGAAGAAATTAAAAACGAAATCAGAAAAGTATTTGCTCAGAGAACAATCGATTTTCAGCATTTGGCTTTATTAAATGAGTGGATTGGAATATTGCACAGCGGTATGATTAACGATTGTTTAAAAAAATGGAATATTTCGTCAAGCGAAGTAGATTTGATTGCTTCGCACGGGCAAACGGTTTTGCATGCTCCGAAGTTTTTGCATCAGCAGGAAAAATTTCCAAACGCGACTTTACAAATTGGCGACGGCGATCATATTGCGGTAAAAACAGGAATCATCACTCTTTCGGATTTCAGACAAAAACACGTTGCAGCGGGCGGTGAAGGCGCTCCATTAGCAGTTTACGGCGATTATTTATTATTTGGAAAAAAAGGCGAAAACAGAATCATGCTCAACATGGGCGGAATAGGGAATTACACTTATCTCCCAGCCTCTCTAAACGCCGAGGAAGTTTTTGTAACCGATACCGGAACGGCAAATACGTTAATCGACATTTATACAAAACATTATTTCCCTGAAAAAAGTTACGATAAAGATGCTGAAATTGCCAAAAGCGGAACTGTAAATCAGGAACTTTTAGCCGAACTTAAAAAAGATAGCTTCTTCCAAAAAAGCTTTCCAAAATCGATTGGTCAGGAGCTGTTTAATTTCGATTTTGTGCAGTCGGCTTTGGTAAAATTAGGTTTAGAAAATATTTCGGCATCAGATTTGCTTGCGGCTTTAACGCGTCTGAGTGCCGAAACGATTGCAGAAGCAATTTATTTCACCATAAAAAATACTAAAACTCCTGCAGAAGATTTTCATATTTATATGTCTGGAGGCGGAACAAATAATCCGTTATTGGTAAAATGGTTAAAGGAATTACTTCCGTGTCAGTTTCATACCAGTGAAGATCTGGGTATTTTAAGCGATGCCAAAGAAGCCGTTTTATTTGCGCTTTTGGCAAACGAAACAGTGGCGGGCGGCAATTATAATTTCGGAAACAGTAAAATTCCATCTGTAACAATGGGTAAAATTTCGTTTCCAGATTAATAAAAACAGCCACGACTCGGCCGAAGAGACAAACGAAGTAATTCACGAATTCATTTTTGTTCAAAATATTAAAAAAATAATTCGTGAATTCGTGACGGAAAAAAGACAATTATAATTCAGTTAAAAAAACTATTTTTGATTCCTGTTAAAAAAACATTGAAAATGCATAAAAATCAGCACGTACTATACTCCATCATACTTTTATTTT
This portion of the Flavobacterium gelatinilyticum genome encodes:
- a CDS encoding DUF3137 domain-containing protein, whose product is MDSEINSKANLQEILNALEVDRKKIAETYQTCYILIGLAVLILAVGFFIQFVPLGIIGCLVPVIIAVVMYFRIYDDAKKYKSAYKINVVGAALKDINETLAITPLSGLPEYEFVSSELFTTEPDRYKTQDLITGTADKTSFWFAEVHAEYKTETRDKNGTKTTWHTIFKGIIFVADFNKNFNVSTVVRPKSFGASLGAWFSKNVFSFGNTEIVQLENTDFDNKFVTYSKNQIEARYILTPAMMERIMDLNSKSDETISISFIHSKMYIAFPLSNNYFEPPIHSSLLAPDLLTDDLSIVKFMHDIVHELDLNTRIWGKE
- a CDS encoding LemA family protein, translating into MFVIIGLFVFLFIIGIVIYNSLIGKRNQVTNAFSAIDVMLKKRFDLIPNLVEVVKQSTNYEQSTLTKIVELRAKATSGNLSDEEKASLDTELSSAVKGLMVTVENYPDLKANTNFLNLQTTWTESEEQIAAARRTYNAVVTDYNNAIMMFPGNMFAGMLGYTKIEVLVTPEEERKNISAKELFNN
- a CDS encoding anhydro-N-acetylmuramic acid kinase, which encodes MNKNISKLYNIAQKETRKILGLMSGTSLDGLDIALCDVSGSGENTDVKILEFETISYSEEIKNEIRKVFAQRTIDFQHLALLNEWIGILHSGMINDCLKKWNISSSEVDLIASHGQTVLHAPKFLHQQEKFPNATLQIGDGDHIAVKTGIITLSDFRQKHVAAGGEGAPLAVYGDYLLFGKKGENRIMLNMGGIGNYTYLPASLNAEEVFVTDTGTANTLIDIYTKHYFPEKSYDKDAEIAKSGTVNQELLAELKKDSFFQKSFPKSIGQELFNFDFVQSALVKLGLENISASDLLAALTRLSAETIAEAIYFTIKNTKTPAEDFHIYMSGGGTNNPLLVKWLKELLPCQFHTSEDLGILSDAKEAVLFALLANETVAGGNYNFGNSKIPSVTMGKISFPD